A genomic segment from Janthinobacterium sp. 64 encodes:
- a CDS encoding glycoside hydrolase family 2 TIM barrel-domain containing protein translates to MVRENWQSLNGTWRFTFDNERRYRLPDGGIGWTHEITVPFPPESQASGVGDRGFHRVCWYQREFLLQPGGPCVLLHFGAVDYHAKVWLNGHVVADHEGGHTPFVAHISHALLPNGPQVLTVRVEDDPHDLAKPRGKQDWQLLPHSIWYPRTTGIWQSVWIERVAATYIGKLRWTPVFEGYEIGCEVFAMGDLQDDLTVGVRIWHGGNLLADDQYKLIENEASRKIALSDPGIDDSRNELLWSPERPILLDAEVTLWHDGELLDTVKSYTALRSVAINRDRFMLNGRPYPLRLVLDQGYWPDTLLAAPSDDALRRDVELAKALGFNGVRKHQKIEDPRYLYWADRLGLLVWEEMPSTYRFSSKAITRMVREWTDVIERDYSHPCILVWVPFNESWGVPNLTAIQAHRNAVEALYHLTRTLDPTRPVIGNDGWEASATDILGIHDYDCDPERLQARYAISDSARTTLFDQRRPGGRILTLDGFPHRGQPIVLTEFGGIAFDREQGESPETWGYARVGNEAAFLDIYRRLMTVVNTAQMFSGFCYTQFADTFQEANGLLTADRTPKAALELLSAATCNIRLN, encoded by the coding sequence ATGGTGCGCGAAAACTGGCAATCGCTGAACGGCACCTGGCGTTTCACCTTTGACAATGAACGGCGCTATCGCCTGCCCGATGGCGGCATCGGCTGGACGCACGAGATCACCGTGCCATTTCCGCCCGAATCGCAGGCCAGCGGCGTGGGCGACCGGGGCTTTCACCGCGTCTGCTGGTACCAGCGCGAGTTCCTGCTGCAGCCGGGCGGCCCCTGCGTGCTGCTGCATTTCGGCGCCGTCGACTACCATGCGAAGGTGTGGCTGAACGGGCATGTGGTGGCCGACCACGAGGGCGGACACACGCCGTTTGTCGCCCACATCAGCCATGCGCTGCTGCCCAACGGGCCGCAGGTGCTGACGGTGCGCGTCGAGGACGATCCGCACGACCTGGCCAAGCCGCGCGGCAAGCAGGACTGGCAACTGCTGCCCCATTCCATCTGGTATCCGCGCACCACGGGCATCTGGCAAAGCGTGTGGATCGAGCGCGTGGCGGCCACCTACATCGGCAAGCTGCGCTGGACGCCCGTGTTCGAGGGCTACGAGATCGGCTGCGAAGTGTTCGCCATGGGCGACCTGCAGGATGACCTCACGGTGGGCGTGCGCATCTGGCATGGCGGCAACCTGCTGGCCGACGACCAGTACAAGCTGATCGAAAACGAGGCGAGCCGCAAGATCGCGCTGTCCGACCCCGGCATCGACGATTCGCGCAACGAATTGCTGTGGAGTCCGGAGCGTCCCATTTTGCTCGATGCCGAAGTGACCTTGTGGCATGACGGCGAGCTGCTCGATACGGTCAAGTCGTACACGGCGCTGCGCTCGGTGGCGATCAACCGCGACCGCTTCATGCTCAATGGCCGGCCGTATCCGCTGCGCCTGGTGCTCGACCAGGGTTACTGGCCCGACACTCTGCTGGCGGCGCCTTCCGACGACGCCTTGCGGCGCGACGTGGAACTGGCCAAGGCCCTGGGTTTCAACGGCGTGCGCAAGCACCAGAAGATCGAGGATCCGCGCTACCTGTACTGGGCAGACCGCCTGGGCTTGCTCGTGTGGGAAGAAATGCCATCGACCTACCGCTTTTCCAGCAAGGCCATCACGCGCATGGTGCGCGAATGGACGGACGTGATCGAGCGCGACTACAGCCACCCGTGCATCCTCGTCTGGGTGCCGTTCAATGAATCGTGGGGCGTGCCCAACCTGACGGCCATCCAGGCGCACCGCAACGCCGTCGAAGCGCTGTACCACCTGACGCGCACGCTCGACCCCACGCGCCCCGTGATCGGCAACGACGGCTGGGAAGCGTCGGCCACCGACATCCTCGGCATCCACGATTACGACTGCGATCCGGAACGCCTGCAGGCGCGCTATGCGATCAGCGATTCGGCCCGCACGACCCTGTTCGACCAGCGCCGCCCGGGTGGGCGCATCCTCACGCTCGACGGCTTCCCGCACCGGGGCCAGCCCATCGTCCTGACGGAATTTGGCGGCATCGCCTTTGACCGGGAACAGGGTGAATCGCCGGAAACCTGGGGCTATGCGCGCGTGGGCAACGAGGCGGCCTTCCTCGATATTTACCGACGCCTGATGACGGTCGTCAATACGGCGCAGATGTTCAGCGGCTTTTGCTACACGCAGTTCGCCGACACCTTCCAGGAAGCCAATGGCCTGCTGACGGCGGACCGAACGCCGAAGGCCGCGCTGGAACTGCTCAGCGCGGCCACCTGCAACATCCGGCTCAATTGA